A single Vanacampus margaritifer isolate UIUO_Vmar chromosome 14, RoL_Vmar_1.0, whole genome shotgun sequence DNA region contains:
- the ak1 gene encoding adenylate kinase isoenzyme 1 isoform X2, with the protein MADKIKDAKIIFVVGGPGSGKGTQCAMVVKKYGFTHLSSGDLLRAEVDSGSERGKQLHAIMQKGELVPLDTVLEMIKDAMIAKADVSKGFLIDGYPRELKQGEEFEKKIGKPCLLLYVDAKSETMVKRLLKRGETSGRSDDNEETIKKRLDLYYKATEPVIAFYEKRGIVKKVDSELPVEEVFSQVAKAVDAL; encoded by the exons ATGGCAG ACAAGATAAAAGACGCTAAAATCATCTTTGTGGTTG GCGGGCCCGGGTCCGGCAAGGGCACCCAGTGCGCGATGGTGGTGAAAAAGTACGGCTTCACCCACTTGTCGTCCGGGGACCTGCTCCGCGCCGAGGTGGACTCGGGCTCCGAGAGGGGCAAGCAGCTGCACGCCATCATGCAGAAGGGAGAGCTGGTGCCACTG GACACGGTGCTAGAGATGATCAAGGACGCCATGATCGCCAAGGCCGACGTGTCCAAGGGCTTTCTGATCGACGGCTACCCCCGCGAGCTGAAGCAGGGCGAGGAGTTTGAGAAGAAG ATCGGCAAACCGTGCCTGCTGCTGTACGTGGAcgccaaatccgagaccatggtcaaGAGACTTCTAAAGCGCGGCGAGACCAGCGGCCGCTCGGATGACAACGAGGAGACCATCAAAAAGCGACTGGACCTCTACTACAAGGCCACCGAGCCCGTCATCGCCTTCTACGAGAAGCGAGGCATCGTCAAGAAG GTGGACTCTGAACTTCCGGTGGAGGAGGTCTTCAGCCAGGTTGCCAAAGCTGTTGATGcactgtag
- the ak1 gene encoding adenylate kinase isoenzyme 1 isoform X1, translated as MVTKTIQYKRKKCCKLADMGNLCASQVFSDRRDKIKDAKIIFVVGGPGSGKGTQCAMVVKKYGFTHLSSGDLLRAEVDSGSERGKQLHAIMQKGELVPLDTVLEMIKDAMIAKADVSKGFLIDGYPRELKQGEEFEKKIGKPCLLLYVDAKSETMVKRLLKRGETSGRSDDNEETIKKRLDLYYKATEPVIAFYEKRGIVKKVDSELPVEEVFSQVAKAVDAL; from the exons ATGGTAACCAAGACAATACAATACAAGAGGAAGAAGTGTTGCAAACTTGCAGACATGGGGAATTTATGCGCCTCGCAAGTCTTTTCCGATCGACGTG ACAAGATAAAAGACGCTAAAATCATCTTTGTGGTTG GCGGGCCCGGGTCCGGCAAGGGCACCCAGTGCGCGATGGTGGTGAAAAAGTACGGCTTCACCCACTTGTCGTCCGGGGACCTGCTCCGCGCCGAGGTGGACTCGGGCTCCGAGAGGGGCAAGCAGCTGCACGCCATCATGCAGAAGGGAGAGCTGGTGCCACTG GACACGGTGCTAGAGATGATCAAGGACGCCATGATCGCCAAGGCCGACGTGTCCAAGGGCTTTCTGATCGACGGCTACCCCCGCGAGCTGAAGCAGGGCGAGGAGTTTGAGAAGAAG ATCGGCAAACCGTGCCTGCTGCTGTACGTGGAcgccaaatccgagaccatggtcaaGAGACTTCTAAAGCGCGGCGAGACCAGCGGCCGCTCGGATGACAACGAGGAGACCATCAAAAAGCGACTGGACCTCTACTACAAGGCCACCGAGCCCGTCATCGCCTTCTACGAGAAGCGAGGCATCGTCAAGAAG GTGGACTCTGAACTTCCGGTGGAGGAGGTCTTCAGCCAGGTTGCCAAAGCTGTTGATGcactgtag